The proteins below come from a single Aquificaceae bacterium genomic window:
- a CDS encoding MFS transporter, with amino-acid sequence MWDKKRAYRFIVLMGVVSLFADFTYEGAKGIIGPYLAFLGASALWVSLVSGLAELLGYWVRLLSGFFSDKLKSYWAFTLSGYALNLFAVPLLSLASSWQTASLLLFLERTGKGLRTPSRDALLSKATQVVGHGKGFGLHEFLDQIGAVLGPSVVALVLYLGFGYRLAFAVLFVPAVFAMLFLLLAKGLEVKDLQKERRGSEASLSKVFYLYLIASCLVSLGFLQFPLIGFHLTQKLNFEGWQVALFFALAMGVDALSALLFGVLYDRVGFISLIAGLSIGMFSTLFLLLISQPLLAVVFWGISLGVQESIMRSAVAKLSSEDARGKAYGLFHFFMGLSAFLGGALMGLLYQYSLPFLIVYSVGLHLLAIGLLLAVVKYKAQ; translated from the coding sequence ATGTGGGATAAAAAAAGAGCATACAGGTTTATAGTCCTTATGGGGGTAGTTAGTCTCTTTGCGGACTTTACCTACGAGGGTGCAAAGGGTATTATAGGTCCTTACCTTGCCTTTCTCGGAGCTTCCGCTCTTTGGGTTAGCCTTGTGTCTGGTCTGGCAGAGCTTCTGGGATACTGGGTTAGGCTTCTCTCTGGCTTTTTTTCTGACAAGCTTAAGAGCTACTGGGCTTTTACCCTAAGTGGGTATGCCCTAAACCTTTTTGCGGTTCCTCTTCTCTCTCTTGCAAGCAGTTGGCAGACCGCAAGCCTTCTTTTGTTTCTTGAGAGGACGGGAAAGGGACTAAGGACTCCTTCAAGGGATGCTCTTCTTTCAAAGGCTACTCAGGTAGTGGGTCATGGAAAAGGTTTTGGTCTTCATGAGTTTCTTGACCAGATTGGTGCGGTTCTTGGTCCTTCTGTGGTTGCCCTTGTGCTTTATCTTGGTTTTGGTTATAGGCTTGCCTTTGCAGTGCTTTTTGTGCCTGCGGTCTTTGCCATGCTCTTTCTCTTGCTGGCAAAAGGCTTGGAAGTAAAGGACTTACAAAAGGAAAGACGAGGGTCAGAGGCTTCTCTTAGCAAAGTTTTCTATCTATATCTTATTGCTTCCTGCCTTGTTTCTCTTGGCTTTTTGCAGTTTCCACTTATAGGTTTTCATCTAACTCAAAAACTAAACTTTGAGGGTTGGCAGGTAGCCCTCTTCTTTGCACTTGCCATGGGGGTGGATGCCCTGTCCGCACTTCTTTTTGGCGTTCTTTACGATAGGGTTGGTTTTATATCCTTGATTGCTGGACTTTCTATTGGTATGTTTTCTACCCTCTTTCTCCTTCTTATAAGCCAGCCACTTTTGGCGGTGGTCTTCTGGGGTATAAGCCTTGGAGTTCAAGAGTCCATAATGAGGTCTGCGGTTGCCAAGCTCTCCTCAGAAGACGCAAGAGGAAAGGCTTATGGTCTTTTCCACTTCTTTATGGGGCTTTCTGCCTTCTTAGGTGGTGCTCTAATGGGTCTGCTTTACCAGTATTCTCTTCCTTTTCTCATAGTTTACTCTGTAGGGCTACATCTTTTAGCTATTGGACTTCTTCTTGCTGTCGTAAAATATAAAGCCCAATGA
- the dnaX gene encoding DNA polymerase III subunit gamma/tau: protein KIIGGESFAISIILFNIMYVPFARKYRPKRFSEVAGQDVAVRVLKNAVRLNKVSHAYLFAGPRGTGKTTLARILTRALNCLQPEEGEPCGRCENCLSIDRGNFPDLIEIDAASNRGIDDIRAIRDAVSYAPIKGKYKVYILDEAHMLTKEAFNALLKTLEEPPPRTVFVLCTTEYEKIMPTILSRCQRIIFTKLREEEIVGYLKTICEKEGVECEEKALITIARLSDGGMRDAVSLLDQASTYGEGKVNSEVLEEFLGIVSQERVRDFLKLLLNSETDQALAFIRDISQRGFNLTRFWDSLEEEIRNLILYKSLKNPEKVMRVEDFHKSFTDTPLNALLYLEKVVNMARLDARSRDFLRACELAIIKTQIIKDILPIGELIRYMSSERPVEPIQKEQTKQEAEQEDPFKPLEGKLDILLMEALKRSKYEVKEDKFVFFVRKGDLTEQDMQKIKALNPKIDFVVEEKEEEGGLPPFVEKVKDIFGAKIVSHEQRGKGKGSSGKSS from the coding sequence TAAAGATAATAGGTGGAGAAAGTTTTGCAATAAGCATTATACTATTTAACATCATGTATGTGCCCTTTGCGAGGAAGTATAGACCTAAGCGTTTCTCTGAGGTGGCAGGACAAGATGTGGCAGTGCGTGTGCTAAAAAATGCAGTAAGACTCAACAAGGTCTCCCATGCTTATCTTTTTGCAGGTCCAAGAGGAACGGGGAAGACCACCCTTGCAAGGATACTAACAAGGGCTTTAAACTGCCTTCAACCAGAGGAGGGTGAACCCTGTGGAAGATGTGAAAACTGCCTTTCCATAGATAGGGGCAACTTTCCAGACCTTATTGAGATAGACGCTGCTTCCAACAGGGGTATAGACGATATAAGAGCTATAAGGGATGCGGTCTCTTACGCACCCATAAAGGGTAAATACAAGGTATACATCCTTGACGAAGCCCATATGCTTACAAAAGAGGCTTTTAACGCCCTTTTAAAGACCCTTGAAGAACCTCCTCCAAGAACTGTTTTTGTGCTTTGCACCACAGAATACGAAAAGATAATGCCCACCATACTCTCAAGATGCCAAAGGATAATCTTCACAAAGCTAAGGGAGGAGGAAATAGTAGGGTATCTAAAGACTATATGCGAAAAAGAGGGTGTTGAGTGTGAAGAGAAGGCTCTTATAACCATAGCCAGACTTAGTGATGGTGGTATGAGGGATGCGGTCTCTTTGCTTGACCAAGCAAGCACCTACGGTGAAGGCAAGGTAAACTCTGAGGTTCTTGAGGAGTTTTTGGGTATAGTATCTCAAGAGAGGGTAAGGGATTTTCTTAAACTCCTCTTAAACTCTGAAACAGACCAAGCCCTTGCCTTTATAAGAGATATAAGCCAGAGAGGTTTTAATCTCACAAGATTTTGGGACTCTCTTGAAGAGGAGATAAGAAACCTAATACTCTACAAAAGCCTAAAGAACCCAGAAAAGGTTATGAGGGTAGAAGACTTCCACAAGAGCTTTACGGACACACCATTAAATGCCCTGCTCTATTTAGAAAAGGTAGTCAACATGGCAAGGCTTGATGCAAGGAGCAGGGACTTTCTTAGAGCCTGTGAGCTTGCCATAATAAAGACACAGATAATCAAAGACATTCTTCCTATCGGAGAGCTTATAAGGTATATGTCCTCTGAAAGACCCGTAGAACCTATACAAAAGGAGCAAACTAAACAAGAAGCAGAGCAAGAAGACCCTTTTAAACCTCTTGAGGGTAAGTTGGACATCCTTTTAATGGAGGCACTCAAAAGGTCAAAGTATGAGGTCAAGGAAGACAAGTTTGTCTTTTTTGTAAGAAAGGGAGACCTAACAGAACAGGATATGCAAAAGATAAAGGCTTTGAACCCTAAGATTGACTTCGTGGTAGAGGAAAAGGAGGAGGAAGGCGGTCTGCCACCCTTTGTGGAGAAGGTAAAGGACATATTTGGTGCAAAGATAGTTAGCCATGAGCAAAGAGGTAAAGGCAAGGGTTCTTCTGGTAAAAGTTCCTAA